A single region of the Manduca sexta isolate Smith_Timp_Sample1 unplaced genomic scaffold, JHU_Msex_v1.0 HiC_scaffold_1235, whole genome shotgun sequence genome encodes:
- the LOC115448667 gene encoding trypsin, alkaline A-like isoform X1, whose translation MHLFANMRTHIALLALSISAVVAVPANPQRIVGGSTTTISNYPSIVALLYSSNLNQWRQTCGGTIVNSRSIVTAAHCPHGDSTNRWRVRVGSTNANSGGRVINSQRFIIHPNYNRRTLNNDIAIIRLSATISFSNTARAVSFAGPNYNLRDGQVVWAAGWGRTSTNGASSAQLRHVQIWTVNQATCRSRYASIGRTVTDNMLCAGWLNVGGRDQCQGDSGGPLYHNRVLVGVCSWGEGCGLARFPGVNVRVSRYGNWIRNNL comes from the exons ATGCACTTGTTTGCAAACATGCGGACACACATCGCTTTACTTGCTCTAAGCATCTCCGCTGTAGTAG CGGTTCCAGCTAATCCACAAAGGATCGTGGGCGGCAGTACTACGACAATTAGTAACTATCCCAGCATAGTTGCCTTACTATATAGTTCAAACTTGAATCAGTGGCGACAAACTTGTGGTGGTACTATTGTCAATAGTCGGAGCATCGTTACAGCTGCACACTGTCCTCA TGGCGACAGCACTAACAGATGGCGTGTAAGAGTGGGCTCCACTAATGCGAATAGTGGTGGAAGAGTAATAAATTCGCAGAGATTCATTATTCACCCTAACTACAACAGGAGGACACTCAATAATGACATTGCAATCATTCGCCTCTCGGCTACCATATCGTTTAGCAACACTGCCCGGGCCGTAAGCTTTGCTGGCCCTAACTATAATTTACGGGATGGACAGGTTGTTTGGGCTGCTGGGTGGGGACGAACTTCT ACAAATGGTGCTTCATCGGCCCAACTGCGCCACGTTCAGATCTGGACAGTGAACCAGGCCACGTGCAGGTCTCGTTACGCCAGTATTGGCCGCACCGTCACGGACAACATGTTGTGCGCCGGCTGGCTTAACGTTGGCGGTCGCGACCAGTGCCAGGGTGACTCCGGCGGTCCTCTCTACCACAACCGCGTTCTCGTCGGTGTCTGCTCCTGGGGAGAGGGTTGCGGTTTGGCTCGCTTCCCTGGAGTCAATGTACGTGTTTCGCGGTACGGTAATTGGATCCGCAataatttgtag